The following are encoded together in the Malaya genurostris strain Urasoe2022 chromosome 3, Malgen_1.1, whole genome shotgun sequence genome:
- the LOC131434976 gene encoding zygote defective protein 12-like, translating into MSTIDSKSFKTTKIITSRINSGVTNVTKSPSSISNNQNRNSDRTQKPTATLQRSRTTSRESTPTNWKRPGSTSSSLLCSTSKIGLPDDRLQKGIHKLGALPSYLRSARPATAHGSSKPTAVVNTRKNENCDSTQKFLVQENARYEKIRTDIGKKFRKYTKSREALNTADTTKSTEKEQLNVPMVDGELEQAVALVCAETDQIISADGPPCEGTVDVTQLRAALHHRETEIQELREKVRVLEGTCRSIESEHQKQHKLIKDLNCEINAKTSLVLERNTEIDKLKAYLNSLRSTAATISPEEKQYTDNKLVELRTALAQKSAELTESSDRITQLNMKLEKLQNKLEEMKNALDKETNFGIEVKAKLDEKESAFELALDEKKRLSQSNQEKKATIKTMKLQIFNMSREIADKDRQIGDLKASGAVEFPRSSLEASPETQQAKLVETFQLEVKNLRTELSVLQDAKRNDDVLLQVRSKLLESLESTKESFKARCEVLGKFEDVDEVTSRQQQTIERPEMLCDSVHDKQWHCREEEQIFSDIEQNNRKCKAVRSKILQMVKQLKKENRKMKEVISKGDTILLKENQTTPNDKQRQTQDQLLEQVRQLFPHEMAKEELSANDNVSEEEITCRIIYDNQIESESEPKMMNMLL; encoded by the exons ATGAGCACCATTGATTCTAAGTCCTTCAAGA CAACGAAAATTATAACCTCCAGAATTAACTCAGGTGTCACGAATGTAACGAAGAGTCCCTCCTCTATCAGCAATAATCAAAACCGTAACTCGGACCGCACGCAAAAACCCACAGCAACCCTTCAAAGGTCCCGTACAACCAGCAGAGAAAGCACACCAACAAATTGGAAACGTCCGGGTAGCACATCATCCTCGTTGCTATGTAGTACATCAAAGATTGGACTTCCGGATGACAGGCTTCAAAAAGGAATCCATAAGCTTGGTGCGCTTCCGAGTTACTTGCGTTCTGCGCGACCTGCGACGGCTCATGGAAGTAGCAAACCAACGGCTGTAGTGAATAcgagaaagaatgagaattgtgaCAGCACTCAAAAGTTTCTCGTACAGGAAAATGCTCGTTATGAGAAGATCAGAACTGATATTGGGAAAAAGTTTCGCAAGTATACGAAATCAAGGGAAGCACTTAACACAGCAGATACGACGAAGAGTACTGAAAAAGAACAGTTAAATGTGCCAATGGTTGATGGGGAACTTGAACAAGCAGTGGCTCTTGTTTGTGCTGAAACGGATCAGATTATTAGTGCTGACGGTCCTCCTTGTGAGGGTACAGTCGATGTCACGCAGCTGCGAGCAGCGCTTCACCATCGTGAAACGGAAATTCAAGAATTGAGAGAAAAGGTACGGGTACTAGAGGGAACATGTCGATCAATCGAAAGCGAACACCAGAAGCAGCATAAGCTTATTAAGGATTTGAATTGTGAGATAAACGCGAAAACATCTTTGGTCCTAGAACGAAATACGGAAATAGATAAG CTTAAGGCATATTTAAATAGTCTACGTTCGACTGCAGCCACTATATCTCCTGAAGAAAAGCAGTATACTGATAATAAGTTAGTGGAGTTGCGTACCGCGTTAGCGCAGAAAAGTGCAGAATTAACGGAAAGTTCTGATCGGATCACGCAGCTGAACATGAAACTGGAGAAATTGCAGAATAAACTggaagaaatgaaaaatgctcttGACAAAGAGACAAACTTCGGCATCGAAGTCAAAGCGAAATTGGACGAGAAAG AATCTGCTTTTGAGTTAGCATTGGACGAAAAGAAGCGACTTTCTCAAAGTAACCAAGAAAAGAAGGCAACTATT AAAACCATGAAACTGCAAATTTTCAACATGAGTCGGGAAATCGCCGATAAAGATAGACAAATCGGCGATCTCAAAGCATCTGGTGCGGTAGAATTTCCCAGAAGTTCTCTGGAAGCTTCTCCAGAAACTCAGCAAGCCAAATTGGTGGAAACTTTCCAGCTGGAGGTGAAAAATTTGCGAACCGAATTAAGTGTTCTCCAGGATGCCAAAAGAAACGATGACGTGCTGCTCCAGGTACGATCAAAATTGCTGGAGAGCTTAGAATCTACCAAGGAATCgttcaaagcacgctgcgaagtTCTGGGCAAATTTGAGGATGTCGATGAG GTTACCAGTCGACAACAGCAGACTATTGAACGACCCGAAATGCTGTGCGACTCTGTTCACGATAAACAATGGCATTGTAGGGAAGAAGAACAAATTTTCAGTGACATTGAGCAGAATAATCGAAAGTGTAAAGCGGTTCGATCGAAGATCCTACAAATGGTGAAGCAATTGAAAAAAGAGAATCGAAAAATGAAAGAGGTCAT CAGTAAGGGTGACACCATTCTGTTGAAGGAAAATCAGACAACTCCAAATGATAAGCAACGGCAAACTCAGGATCAATTATTGGAACAGGTCCGCCAATTGTTTCCTCATGAAATGGCTAAGGAAGAACTTTCTGCAAATGATAACGTCAGTGAAGAAGAAATTACTTGCCGAATAATATACGACAACCAAATTGAGAGTGAATCCGAGCCGAAGATGATGAACATGCTTTTGTAA